A single window of Nicotiana sylvestris chromosome 5, ASM39365v2, whole genome shotgun sequence DNA harbors:
- the LOC138869547 gene encoding uncharacterized protein, producing the protein MDVIGPIEPTASNRHRFILVAIDYFTKWVEAASYKAVTKKVIADFVKDHIICRFRVLESIITDNAANFNIRASIRATPYMLVYGTEAVILAEVEISSLRVIQEAELSDSEWIRSRYEQLDLIDGKRMNAVCHDQLYQNRMSRTFNKMVKPKQFAPGQLVLKKIFPYQDEAQGKFSPN; encoded by the exons atggatgttattggtccgattgagccaaCTGCTTCAAATAGACataggtttattctagtagccattgattactttacaaaatgggtagaagctgcatcttacaaagctgtaaccaagaaggtcatcgcagattttgtcaaggatcatatTATCTGCCGATTCAGAGTTctcgagtccattattactgacaatgccgccaatttcaaca ttcgtGCATCAATCAGAGCAACTccttacatgttggtttatggtaccgaggctgtcatcctaGCCGAGGTGGAGATttcttctttaagagtcatacaggaagctgaactcagcgattcagagtggataaggagtcgctatgaacaattggaccttatcgatggaaagaggatgaatgcagtgtgtcacgaccaactttatcagaatagaatgtctagaACTTTCAACAAAATGGTCAAACCCAAGCAATTTGCACCAGGTCAGTTGGTACTAAAGAAGATcttcccatatcaagatgaagcccaAGGGAAATTCTCACCCAACTAG